In Halococcus agarilyticus, one genomic interval encodes:
- a CDS encoding GNAT family N-acetyltransferase, translating into MPGPVFLDGERITLRTVEEEDLEFLQHDINDPEVWRSLGAVSPVNAEQEREWFEGIGDDGVSLLVCVEGEPVGMIGLSDVVEVWGRAEVGYWVTPDSWGEGYATEATDLLVGYAFDQRRLNKVVATAFEHNAGSRRVLEKVGFVEEGVHREEAFVDGEFVDVHRYGLLAREWREQR; encoded by the coding sequence ATGCCTGGTCCCGTATTCCTCGACGGCGAGCGCATCACCCTCCGAACCGTCGAGGAAGAGGATCTCGAGTTCCTCCAGCACGACATCAACGATCCCGAGGTCTGGCGGTCGCTCGGTGCGGTGTCGCCGGTGAACGCCGAACAGGAGCGCGAGTGGTTCGAAGGGATCGGCGACGACGGCGTGTCGCTGCTCGTCTGCGTCGAGGGCGAGCCGGTCGGGATGATCGGCCTCTCCGACGTCGTCGAGGTCTGGGGTCGCGCCGAGGTGGGCTACTGGGTGACACCCGATTCGTGGGGCGAGGGGTACGCGACCGAGGCCACCGACCTCCTCGTGGGTTACGCGTTCGACCAGCGCCGGCTCAACAAGGTCGTCGCCACCGCCTTCGAGCACAACGCTGGCTCGCGGCGCGTGCTCGAAAAGGTCGGGTTCGTCGAGGAGGGCGTCCATCGCGAGGAGGCGTTCGTGGACGGCGAGTTCGTCGACGTCCACCGATACGGCCTCCTCGCTCGCGAGTGGCGCGAGCAGCGTTGA
- a CDS encoding GNAT family N-acetyltransferase produces the protein MYVRNARNREEVWLLDHIEDMSLDDAAFRSRDYVIAVDETGNRKTGFGRIRIHRTDDGEFCELTGIGVLEGWRGQGVGAHVVERLVDRAGDEEFETVYSLTDEPEYLEQFGFERVESGELPNKLAERLDVKREGSVPEAVPTQVDVGAFTMPSELRERFKHAAEDGVEDEEPAVEETPEDFGIDSENATYKYDTG, from the coding sequence ATGTACGTCCGGAACGCGAGAAACCGCGAGGAAGTCTGGCTTCTGGACCACATCGAGGACATGAGCCTCGACGACGCCGCCTTTCGCTCCCGGGACTACGTCATCGCCGTCGACGAGACCGGCAACCGGAAGACCGGGTTCGGTCGGATCCGGATCCACCGGACCGACGACGGCGAGTTCTGCGAACTCACCGGGATCGGCGTCCTCGAAGGGTGGCGTGGCCAGGGCGTCGGCGCACACGTCGTCGAGCGGCTGGTCGACCGCGCCGGTGACGAGGAGTTCGAGACCGTCTACTCGCTGACCGACGAACCCGAGTACCTCGAACAGTTCGGCTTCGAGCGGGTCGAGAGCGGGGAACTCCCGAACAAGCTCGCCGAGCGCCTCGACGTCAAACGCGAAGGCAGCGTTCCCGAGGCCGTCCCGACGCAGGTCGACGTCGGGGCGTTCACCATGCCGTCCGAGCTGCGCGAGCGATTCAAACACGCCGCCGAGGACGGAGTCGAGGACGAGGAACCCGCAGTCGAAGAAACTCCCGAGGACTTCGGGATCGACAGCGAGAACGCGACCTACAAGTACGACACCGGGTGA
- a CDS encoding AMP-binding protein — protein MESLGEFDEVVHEPTEEFVESTNVHAFMQEYGIDGYDELIARTCSDTGIDESGVDWFWDELVEYLGIEFFEGYDSVRNDSEGPQFTDWYPGGSINVAHNTLDRYADGDTADDVACVWEGEPGTVREVTFAELHEGANRVANCLEERGVGTGDTVGLYMPMVPEVIAILYGCFKIGAIAVPIFSGFGVDATATRIADAEPTVLFTGDGFYRRGDEVRLKGAADEAIADAGHVGHTVVYDRLGLTPDEGGDGEDTGEVPWDDARDERWDEAVGEQSSEYETKELDASQESMLLYSSGTTGKPKGIVHTHAGILVQCAKEIHFGFDQKPDDNFFWVSDIGWMMGPWTLIGNHAFGGSVVMYEGAPDYPEPDRFWSMIDRHDVTQFGISPTAIRALRKHGDEWVEGHDLSSLRLLGSTGEPWDPESWLWFYDQVGGGDTPIINISGGTEICGCFLMPMPIQSLKPCTLGGPGLGMNIDIVDSAGESVADAHERGFLVARDSCPSMTKSLWSGDERYLEEYWSSFEDPPLWDHGDWAQKDEDGLWFLHGRADDALNVAGRKVGPAEVEGAIIDHDDANQAAAVGVPDDTTGTAVVAYVVLEDHAEASDALREELREQVGEELGKPFKPREVLFVEGFPKTQSGKIIRRAIASIYRGEELGDMGSIENPDALDAIEQAR, from the coding sequence ATGGAGTCCCTGGGCGAGTTCGACGAGGTGGTTCACGAACCGACCGAGGAGTTCGTCGAATCCACGAACGTCCACGCGTTCATGCAGGAGTACGGGATCGACGGCTACGACGAACTGATCGCGCGAACCTGCAGCGACACCGGGATCGACGAGTCGGGCGTCGACTGGTTCTGGGACGAGCTCGTCGAGTACCTCGGCATCGAGTTTTTCGAGGGCTACGACAGCGTTCGCAACGACAGCGAGGGGCCGCAGTTCACCGACTGGTATCCCGGTGGGTCGATCAACGTCGCCCACAACACGCTCGATCGGTACGCCGACGGCGACACCGCCGACGACGTGGCCTGCGTCTGGGAGGGCGAACCGGGCACGGTTCGGGAGGTGACGTTCGCGGAACTCCACGAGGGGGCGAACCGGGTGGCGAACTGCCTCGAAGAACGCGGCGTCGGCACCGGCGACACTGTCGGGCTCTACATGCCGATGGTCCCGGAGGTCATCGCCATTCTCTACGGCTGCTTCAAGATCGGCGCGATCGCGGTCCCGATCTTCTCGGGGTTCGGCGTCGACGCGACCGCCACCAGGATCGCGGACGCCGAACCCACAGTTCTATTCACTGGTGACGGGTTCTATCGCCGGGGCGACGAGGTCCGGCTGAAGGGAGCCGCCGACGAGGCGATCGCGGATGCCGGCCACGTCGGACACACCGTCGTCTACGATCGGCTGGGACTGACACCCGACGAAGGTGGGGATGGCGAGGATACGGGCGAGGTTCCGTGGGACGACGCGCGCGACGAGCGCTGGGACGAAGCGGTGGGCGAGCAGTCGAGCGAGTACGAGACGAAGGAACTCGACGCCTCCCAGGAGTCGATGCTGCTCTACTCCTCGGGCACGACCGGCAAGCCGAAGGGGATCGTCCACACCCACGCCGGGATCCTCGTGCAGTGTGCGAAGGAGATCCACTTCGGGTTCGATCAAAAGCCCGACGACAACTTCTTCTGGGTGTCGGATATCGGCTGGATGATGGGGCCGTGGACGCTGATCGGGAATCACGCCTTCGGTGGGAGCGTGGTGATGTACGAGGGCGCGCCCGACTACCCCGAACCCGATCGGTTCTGGTCGATGATCGACCGCCACGACGTCACCCAGTTCGGGATCTCGCCGACCGCGATCCGCGCGCTCAGAAAGCACGGTGATGAATGGGTCGAGGGACACGACCTGTCGAGTCTCCGGCTGCTGGGGTCGACCGGCGAGCCGTGGGATCCCGAGTCGTGGCTCTGGTTCTACGACCAGGTGGGGGGTGGCGACACGCCGATCATCAACATCTCCGGCGGGACCGAGATCTGTGGGTGTTTCCTGATGCCGATGCCGATTCAATCCTTGAAACCCTGTACGCTCGGTGGCCCGGGGCTGGGAATGAACATCGACATCGTGGATTCGGCGGGCGAGTCGGTGGCCGACGCACATGAAAGAGGCTTTCTGGTGGCGCGTGACTCGTGTCCCTCGATGACCAAATCGCTGTGGAGCGGCGATGAACGCTACCTCGAAGAGTACTGGTCGAGCTTCGAGGACCCGCCCCTCTGGGACCACGGCGACTGGGCGCAGAAGGACGAGGACGGGCTCTGGTTCCTCCACGGTCGGGCCGACGACGCGCTGAACGTCGCCGGGCGGAAGGTCGGTCCCGCCGAGGTCGAGGGCGCGATCATCGACCACGACGACGCGAACCAGGCCGCCGCGGTCGGCGTCCCCGACGACACCACCGGGACGGCGGTCGTGGCGTACGTCGTGCTCGAAGATCACGCCGAGGCGTCGGACGCGCTCCGCGAGGAACTCCGGGAGCAGGTGGGCGAGGAACTGGGCAAGCCGTTCAAACCCCGCGAGGTGCTTTTTGTGGAGGGATTCCCGAAAACCCAGTCGGGGAAGATCATCCGCCGAGCGATCGCGTCGATCTACCGGGGCGAGGAGCTCGGCGACATGGGCTCGATCGAGAACCCGGACGCGCTCGACGCCATCGAGCAGGCACGATAG
- a CDS encoding DUF7123 family protein, whose amino-acid sequence MAASSATADLSRKQRRILEYLREHAGTQTYFKSRLIGEALDLTAKEVGTNMTAIRDGECSLSVEKWGYSSSTTWKVTT is encoded by the coding sequence ATGGCAGCCAGCAGCGCAACGGCCGACCTCAGCCGCAAACAGCGCCGGATCCTCGAGTACCTCCGCGAGCACGCCGGGACCCAGACGTACTTCAAGTCGCGGCTGATCGGCGAGGCGCTCGACCTCACCGCGAAGGAGGTCGGCACGAACATGACCGCCATTCGGGACGGCGAGTGTTCGCTCTCAGTCGAGAAGTGGGGCTACTCGTCGTCGACGACGTGGAAGGTTACGACCTGA
- a CDS encoding S66 family peptidase, producing MPPEFVVPPALDPGDSVAIVAPASGGAADAPHVLDLGVERLRETFDLEPVVYPTAEKGNEHLEAHPEERARDVHDAFRDPDVRGIVATIGGDDQLRVLPHLDPDVLREHPTRFYGMSDNTNLQLYLWDLGIVSYNGGQLMNQIATPGHLHEYTERYLRRAFFEESLGELEPAAEWTDDVVDWTDDAYADHTPTYEPNPGWTWRGGEERAEGRIWGGCLAIVEWHLMTERYFPDPDALDGCVLAIETSEDMPSADRVKWTLMCMGERGLLDRFGAVLVGRPATRSHREQPDDEERAAYRDRQREAIAGQLERYNPDIPVVFDLDFGHTNPTVPLPIGSQAVVDPIEERIVVGGGPA from the coding sequence ATGCCACCCGAGTTCGTCGTGCCGCCCGCACTCGATCCAGGTGACAGCGTCGCGATCGTCGCGCCCGCGAGCGGCGGCGCGGCGGACGCCCCACACGTTCTCGATCTCGGCGTCGAGCGCCTCCGCGAGACGTTCGACCTCGAACCGGTCGTCTACCCGACTGCCGAGAAGGGAAACGAGCATCTCGAAGCTCACCCCGAGGAGCGCGCTCGCGACGTTCACGACGCCTTCCGCGATCCCGACGTTCGGGGGATCGTGGCGACCATCGGCGGCGACGATCAGCTTCGGGTGCTTCCCCACCTCGATCCCGACGTGCTCCGTGAGCACCCGACCAGATTCTACGGGATGAGCGACAACACGAACCTCCAGCTCTATCTCTGGGATCTCGGGATCGTCTCGTACAACGGCGGTCAGTTGATGAACCAGATCGCGACGCCCGGACACCTCCACGAGTACACCGAGCGCTACCTTCGCCGGGCATTCTTCGAGGAGTCACTCGGCGAACTCGAACCGGCCGCCGAGTGGACCGACGACGTGGTCGACTGGACCGACGACGCGTACGCCGACCACACGCCGACGTACGAGCCGAACCCAGGCTGGACGTGGCGGGGCGGCGAGGAGCGTGCCGAGGGCCGGATCTGGGGCGGCTGTCTCGCGATCGTCGAGTGGCATCTGATGACCGAGCGCTACTTTCCCGATCCCGACGCGCTCGATGGGTGCGTGCTCGCAATCGAGACGTCCGAGGACATGCCGAGCGCCGATCGCGTGAAGTGGACCCTGATGTGCATGGGCGAGCGCGGCCTGCTCGATCGGTTCGGCGCGGTGCTCGTCGGTCGACCAGCCACGAGGAGCCACCGCGAACAGCCCGACGACGAGGAGCGCGCCGCGTACCGCGACCGCCAGCGCGAGGCGATCGCCGGCCAGTTGGAGCGGTACAACCCGGACATCCCCGTCGTGTTCGATCTCGATTTCGGCCACACCAACCCGACCGTTCCGCTCCCGATCGGCAGCCAAGCGGTCGTCGACCCGATCGAGGAGCGGATCGTCGTCGGGGGAGGGCCTGCGTAG
- a CDS encoding acyl-CoA synthetase family protein codes for MDTLRGLLARDRRSDRPALRVPGDTDHDYRRLLTNAWKTGNFLHHCGVRPGRTVGIAGRRPAAVLAFLGTASLGGVARFDPPTSIDACTVVAPVEEIDDFELPPGGTRVAYGDSPDNSETAHFERDVWSENPTLAPADVAADDPALATAESSLSHAELLAAAERTVERAGLDAGDAVAVRASLTLPGTVAAGLVAPLLAGATVVFPDDETIGDVAITTGSAPEETIIDPTAVR; via the coding sequence ATGGACACGCTGCGCGGGCTGCTCGCGCGCGATCGCCGGAGCGACCGCCCCGCGCTCCGCGTGCCAGGCGACACCGATCACGACTACCGCCGACTCCTCACGAACGCCTGGAAGACCGGCAACTTCCTGCACCACTGCGGCGTCCGACCCGGACGAACGGTCGGGATCGCCGGACGACGGCCCGCGGCGGTGCTCGCCTTTCTCGGCACGGCGTCGCTCGGTGGCGTCGCGCGATTCGATCCACCCACGTCGATCGACGCCTGTACGGTCGTCGCACCAGTCGAGGAAATCGACGACTTCGAGCTCCCGCCTGGTGGCACCCGCGTCGCCTACGGCGACTCGCCGGACAATTCCGAAACGGCGCACTTCGAACGCGATGTCTGGAGCGAGAACCCGACGCTCGCGCCGGCGGACGTCGCGGCCGACGACCCGGCGCTCGCCACCGCCGAGTCATCGCTCTCCCACGCCGAACTCCTTGCCGCCGCCGAGCGCACCGTCGAGCGAGCGGGACTGGACGCTGGCGACGCAGTCGCGGTGCGCGCGTCGCTCACCCTCCCCGGAACCGTCGCGGCCGGCCTCGTCGCCCCGCTGCTCGCGGGCGCAACCGTCGTTTTCCCGGACGACGAAACCATCGGCGACGTTGCGATCACAACCGGGAGCGCACCCGAGGAGACCATCATCGACCCCACCGCGGTTCGCTGA
- a CDS encoding TRAM domain-containing protein: MEISDKLLCLFNAEVTAEDDDTYTVEVPRREIDTGSVEAGEVYRVALVSRERTDAESSTASSGGSRSGSSRPSSEPQPPVDIGEMRYVEVEDIGKQGDGIARVERGYVIIVPGAEIGERVKVEVTEVKSNFAVGEIID; this comes from the coding sequence ATGGAAATCTCTGACAAGCTCTTGTGTCTGTTCAACGCCGAGGTCACTGCGGAAGACGACGACACCTACACCGTCGAGGTGCCACGCCGCGAGATCGACACCGGCTCGGTCGAGGCCGGCGAGGTCTACCGCGTGGCGCTCGTTTCGCGCGAGCGCACCGACGCCGAGTCGAGCACGGCGAGTTCGGGCGGGTCGCGCTCGGGATCGAGCCGTCCCTCCTCGGAGCCCCAGCCGCCGGTCGACATCGGCGAGATGCGCTACGTCGAGGTCGAGGACATCGGCAAGCAGGGCGACGGGATCGCGCGCGTCGAGCGGGGCTACGTCATCATCGTGCCCGGCGCGGAGATCGGCGAGCGCGTCAAGGTCGAAGTCACCGAGGTGAAGTCGAACTTCGCAGTCGGCGAGATCATCGACTGA
- a CDS encoding GNAT family N-acetyltransferase, with protein MPGARVTSGERVTLRTVESEDVPFLQRSVEPEIRYPLGNPVRNREGYEVTGEDGTDRFLVCLEGSDTDPGQPDDGDVRRIGNVNVTDIDYKRPELGYWLVPEVHGEGYGKEAVSLAVEYAFRQYDTPAVGAEAYDYNDASRGLLESLGFTEEGRRRKFMFVDGEHRDMLQYGLLREEWRERDE; from the coding sequence ATGCCTGGCGCACGCGTCACGAGTGGCGAGCGGGTCACGCTCCGGACGGTCGAGAGCGAGGACGTCCCCTTCCTCCAGCGCTCGGTCGAGCCCGAGATCCGCTATCCGCTCGGCAACCCCGTCAGGAACCGGGAGGGGTACGAGGTGACCGGCGAGGACGGCACTGATCGGTTCCTCGTCTGTCTCGAAGGGAGCGACACCGATCCGGGCCAACCAGACGACGGCGACGTCCGGCGGATCGGCAACGTGAACGTGACGGACATCGACTACAAACGTCCGGAGCTCGGCTACTGGCTCGTTCCGGAGGTTCACGGCGAGGGCTACGGGAAGGAGGCCGTCTCGCTCGCCGTCGAGTACGCCTTCCGGCAGTACGACACGCCGGCCGTGGGTGCGGAGGCCTACGATTACAACGACGCTTCGCGTGGCCTGCTGGAATCGCTCGGGTTCACCGAAGAGGGTCGCCGCCGGAAGTTCATGTTCGTCGATGGCGAGCACCGCGACATGCTCCAGTATGGACTGCTCCGCGAGGAGTGGCGAGAGCGTGACGAGTGA